The following are encoded together in the Gemmatimonadaceae bacterium genome:
- a CDS encoding peptidyl-prolyl cis-trans isomerase, which yields MLHVFRAHAKWIWYLVIPAFLIWFVYIGQSGLGDQGPVTPSTTIAKINGTDVNYRDWLQLREQAIQRAQQQTSGQLSLDDEQRVEDDAFNDMVTNILLQQEYKKRDITVSDQEIQQAALEEPPPQIVQDPQFQTEGQFDLNKYRRYLSSPVAKESGIRLQLEQYYRGELPREKLFEQIASQVYVTDAQLWRAWQDTHDSAQISYVRFDPNRIPDSAVHVSAAEIQQYFDQHKADFADRPGHAVVTLAIIPRPITKADTDRVYQHALELRKEILAGAKFEDVAKRESADSASAVKGGYLGRVTKGQFVHAFDSAAFSLKPGELSPPVLTQFGYHIIKVDERKGDTIAVRHILLPIHQGDSSAAISDRRADSLSHAADLDAPAEFDSITKRLGLTTARVAATEGDPLTFNGQDVPSVSAWAFTAKVGQTSDLIDADRAYYLARLDSLTPGGKPTLASMSDQIRTELIRQKKLDMLVPVAQKVSDAYAKGQTFDQAAKAVGLTVSQSPTFSRVSSVPGIGQANEVIGAAFGLPTGTVSEPVKSGDAVYVIKVDRRVDADRAAWEKQKSQQRTQLLQRLRQQRVQEYLADLRQSAKIDDRRKQVEQQTRQTAS from the coding sequence GCCAATCGGGACTGGGGGATCAAGGCCCGGTCACCCCGAGCACCACCATCGCCAAGATCAACGGCACCGACGTCAACTACCGCGATTGGCTCCAGCTGCGCGAGCAGGCGATCCAGCGCGCCCAACAACAGACATCCGGACAGTTGTCGCTCGATGACGAACAGCGCGTCGAGGACGACGCGTTCAACGACATGGTGACCAACATCCTGCTGCAGCAGGAGTACAAGAAGCGCGACATCACCGTGTCCGACCAGGAAATTCAGCAGGCCGCCCTCGAAGAGCCGCCTCCGCAGATTGTGCAGGACCCGCAGTTCCAAACCGAAGGGCAGTTCGATCTCAACAAGTATCGCCGCTACCTCTCGAGCCCGGTCGCGAAAGAATCAGGTATTCGCTTGCAGCTCGAGCAGTATTATCGCGGCGAGTTGCCGCGCGAGAAGCTGTTTGAGCAGATCGCCTCGCAGGTGTACGTGACCGATGCCCAACTCTGGCGCGCGTGGCAGGACACGCACGACTCGGCGCAGATCTCGTACGTCCGCTTCGACCCGAACCGCATTCCCGACTCCGCCGTCCACGTGAGCGCCGCCGAGATCCAGCAGTACTTTGACCAGCACAAGGCCGACTTCGCCGACCGCCCCGGACACGCGGTCGTGACGCTCGCAATCATTCCGCGCCCGATCACCAAGGCGGACACGGATCGCGTGTACCAGCACGCCCTCGAGCTGCGCAAAGAGATTCTGGCCGGCGCCAAGTTCGAGGACGTCGCCAAGCGCGAGTCCGCCGACTCCGCCTCGGCGGTCAAAGGCGGCTATCTGGGGCGCGTCACCAAAGGACAGTTCGTGCACGCATTCGATTCGGCGGCATTCTCCCTCAAGCCCGGCGAGCTGTCGCCGCCTGTCCTAACGCAGTTCGGCTACCACATCATCAAGGTGGATGAGCGCAAGGGCGATACGATCGCCGTGCGGCACATCCTCCTCCCGATTCATCAGGGCGACTCGTCGGCTGCGATCAGCGACCGCCGCGCCGACTCGCTGTCGCACGCGGCCGACCTCGACGCGCCAGCCGAGTTCGATAGCATTACCAAGCGGCTCGGCCTGACCACCGCGCGGGTCGCTGCCACCGAAGGCGATCCGCTCACCTTCAACGGACAGGATGTGCCGAGCGTGAGCGCGTGGGCGTTCACCGCGAAGGTCGGCCAGACGAGTGATCTCATCGACGCGGATCGCGCGTACTATCTGGCGCGGCTCGATTCGCTGACGCCGGGCGGCAAGCCGACCCTCGCCAGCATGAGCGATCAGATTCGCACCGAGCTCATTCGGCAGAAAAAACTGGACATGCTCGTGCCGGTCGCGCAGAAGGTGTCGGACGCATACGCCAAAGGGCAGACGTTCGATCAGGCGGCCAAGGCCGTAGGCCTAACGGTGAGCCAGAGCCCGACCTTCTCGCGCGTCTCGTCGGTGCCGGGCATCGGCCAGGCGAACGAAGTCATCGGCGCCGCATTCGGATTGCCCACCGGCACGGTGAGCGAGCCCGTGAAGTCGGGCGATGCCGTGTACGTGATCAAGGTGGATCGCCGTGTCGACGCGGATCGCGCCGCCTGGGAGAAGCAGAAGAGTCAGCAGCGCACCCAACTGCTGCAGCGGCTGCGCCAGCAGCGCGTCCAGGAATATCTGGCGGACCTGCGGCAGAGCGCGAAGATCGATGATCGCCGCAAGCAGGTCGAGCAGCAGACCCGGCAGACGGCAAGCTGA
- a CDS encoding radical SAM protein has translation MLSSRFAPWHVPLFAAKYAWLTLRRRPILVHFEVTMRCNARCDFCDYWKTDPSARAQEARSFADAARYFSPIMITFTGGEPLLRRDLEDLVAGVARAVRLRYIALITHGGMLTVERARSLWDAGLNQFNISLDFLDERHDRARGVPGLSRKILDLVPALRAAGIDSIRFNTVIKRDNLADIVPIVRRAEALGVGVSFSTYTDLKNGNDSHRIVEEQWPALDQVIAELLSIKRRRRGIIVNSDHYLRQIPRYVRGEMHDPCLSGQRTIHVDPMGYVRRCPDFPNDFHWTEFRSYRPIDCNACFYACRGESQAPLTITRVRDIMA, from the coding sequence ATGCTGTCCTCCCGCTTCGCCCCGTGGCACGTGCCGTTGTTCGCGGCCAAGTACGCGTGGCTCACGCTCAGGCGCCGCCCGATCCTCGTCCACTTCGAGGTCACCATGCGGTGCAACGCCCGCTGCGATTTCTGCGACTACTGGAAAACCGATCCGTCCGCGCGCGCCCAGGAAGCGCGCAGCTTTGCCGACGCCGCCCGCTACTTCTCGCCCATCATGATCACGTTCACCGGCGGCGAACCGCTCCTGCGACGCGATCTCGAAGACCTCGTTGCCGGCGTCGCGCGCGCGGTCCGGCTGCGGTACATTGCTCTCATCACCCATGGCGGCATGCTGACGGTCGAGCGGGCGCGTTCGCTCTGGGACGCCGGCCTCAACCAATTCAACATTTCGCTCGATTTTCTCGACGAGCGGCATGATCGCGCGCGGGGCGTCCCCGGGCTCTCGCGAAAAATTCTCGATCTCGTGCCGGCGCTGCGCGCCGCCGGCATCGACAGCATCCGCTTCAACACGGTGATCAAGCGCGACAATCTCGCCGACATCGTGCCGATCGTTCGACGCGCCGAAGCGTTGGGCGTGGGCGTCTCCTTCAGCACCTACACGGATCTCAAGAACGGAAACGACTCACACCGGATCGTCGAGGAGCAGTGGCCGGCGCTCGACCAGGTGATCGCGGAGCTGTTGTCGATCAAACGTCGCCGGCGCGGCATCATCGTGAATTCCGACCATTATCTGCGGCAGATTCCGAGGTACGTCCGGGGCGAGATGCACGACCCGTGTCTTTCAGGCCAACGGACCATTCACGTCGACCCGATGGGATACGTGCGACGGTGCCCGGACTTCCCGAACGATTTTCACTGGACCGAGTTTCGCTCGTATCGGCCGATCGATTGCAACGCATGCTTTTACGCGTGCCGCGGCGAGTCGCAGGCGCCGCTCACGATTACGAGGGTGCGGGACATCATGGCGTGA
- the hutH gene encoding histidine ammonia-lyase, with protein sequence MTQPILLDGDSLTVDAVYHVAVDRAPVALSDQARARVARARAAVVDVLERGDVVYGVTTGFGKLSDVAIPADRLRELQINLVRSHAAGVGPLLPEREVRAMMLLRANVIAKGYSGGRAELIDLLTGMLNAGVTPEVPEQGSVGASGDLAPLAHLAGAMIGEGIVRRDGARGTAADVLRAAGLQPVVLEPKEGITLINGTQAHTAVASLALVDALRIWRAAHVAGAMSLEGLMGTPVAFDERIQAARGQVGQAESAALLRALLADSEIRESHRVGDPRVQDAYALRCMPQVHGPARDALRFAESVIARELNAATDNPLVVSDSEMLSGGNFHGQAVALALDVMAIAMANLATIAERRIDRLLHPDLNHGLPAFLARDAGVNSGFMMAQVSAAALASECKVLAHPASVDTIPTGGGKEDVVPMAMGAAWKLRRSVENVRNVIAIELMCAAQAVDFRAPLSPARRVGDARAIVRRIVPPLDRDRALSADIAALSGAIATGAFDAVAPR encoded by the coding sequence ATGACACAACCGATCCTGCTCGACGGTGATTCGCTCACCGTCGACGCTGTGTACCATGTGGCCGTCGATCGAGCGCCGGTGGCGTTGTCGGATCAAGCCCGCGCACGGGTGGCTCGCGCCCGCGCTGCCGTCGTCGACGTGCTCGAGCGCGGCGATGTCGTGTACGGCGTGACCACCGGCTTCGGCAAGCTGTCCGACGTCGCGATTCCTGCCGACCGCCTGCGCGAGCTGCAAATCAATCTCGTGCGCAGCCACGCCGCCGGCGTCGGTCCGCTGCTGCCCGAGCGCGAGGTGCGCGCGATGATGCTGCTCCGCGCGAACGTGATCGCGAAGGGCTACTCCGGCGGACGCGCCGAGCTGATCGATCTGCTGACGGGAATGCTCAACGCCGGCGTGACGCCCGAGGTGCCGGAGCAGGGCAGCGTCGGCGCGAGCGGCGATCTCGCTCCGTTAGCACATCTGGCCGGCGCGATGATCGGCGAGGGGATCGTGCGGCGCGACGGTGCGCGCGGCACGGCGGCCGACGTCCTGCGCGCGGCAGGTCTTCAACCCGTCGTGCTCGAGCCGAAGGAAGGGATCACCCTGATCAACGGAACGCAGGCGCACACGGCGGTTGCATCGCTAGCGCTCGTGGATGCGCTGCGCATCTGGCGGGCGGCGCACGTCGCGGGCGCGATGTCGCTCGAGGGCCTCATGGGCACGCCCGTCGCATTCGATGAGCGCATTCAAGCGGCGCGCGGTCAGGTGGGGCAAGCCGAGTCCGCGGCGCTGCTTCGAGCGCTGCTCGCGGACAGCGAGATTCGCGAATCGCACCGCGTCGGCGATCCGCGGGTCCAGGATGCGTACGCGCTGCGCTGCATGCCGCAGGTGCACGGCCCGGCGCGCGACGCCCTCCGCTTCGCCGAGTCGGTGATCGCGCGCGAGCTGAACGCGGCAACGGACAACCCGCTCGTCGTGTCCGACTCCGAAATGTTGAGCGGCGGCAACTTCCATGGGCAGGCCGTTGCGTTAGCACTCGACGTGATGGCGATCGCCATGGCGAACCTTGCCACCATCGCCGAGCGACGCATCGACCGGTTGCTGCATCCCGATCTCAATCACGGGCTGCCCGCCTTCCTGGCGCGCGACGCGGGCGTGAACAGCGGGTTCATGATGGCGCAGGTCAGCGCGGCGGCGCTGGCCAGCGAGTGCAAGGTGCTCGCGCATCCGGCGAGCGTCGACACGATTCCGACGGGCGGTGGAAAGGAAGACGTGGTGCCCATGGCGATGGGGGCGGCGTGGAAGCTGCGCCGGTCGGTGGAGAACGTGCGGAACGTCATCGCGATCGAGCTCATGTGTGCGGCGCAGGCCGTGGATTTCCGCGCCCCGCTCTCGCCCGCGCGTCGCGTGGGCGACGCGCGGGCGATCGTGCGGCGCATCGTGCCGCCGCTCGACCGCGATCGCGCGCTGAGCGCGGACATCGCCGCGCTCAGCGGCGCGATCGCGACGGGCGCCTTCGACGCCGTCGCGCCGCGTTAG
- a CDS encoding twin-arginine translocase TatA/TatE family subunit, whose protein sequence is MNFANLGFGEILLIVLIVLLLFGAKRIPEIAGSMGKGIREFKKSMTEVQTSITQEVSTRDDRERLRAPEPQTRADDVRPEPKRLIDT, encoded by the coding sequence ATGAACTTCGCAAATCTTGGCTTTGGCGAGATCCTGCTCATCGTTCTCATCGTGTTGCTGCTCTTCGGCGCGAAACGCATCCCGGAGATCGCAGGCTCCATGGGAAAAGGGATCCGGGAATTCAAGAAGAGCATGACCGAGGTGCAGACGTCCATCACGCAGGAGGTTTCGACGCGTGACGATCGCGAGCGCCTCCGCGCGCCAGAGCCGCAGACCCGCGCCGATGACGTACGGCCCGAGCCCAAGCGGCTGATCGACACCTGA
- a CDS encoding DUF4321 domain-containing protein yields the protein MAQGSSKHRPGFHALVLSIGFIVGGLLTQVARRFLPAGAVKEFLTSGVTPSWGPLPIDLVIVKFAVGPIALDVSLLSLLGVLIAYLIARSLF from the coding sequence ATGGCTCAAGGCTCGTCCAAACACCGCCCCGGCTTCCACGCGCTCGTCCTCTCCATCGGCTTCATCGTAGGCGGCCTGCTGACGCAGGTGGCCCGCCGGTTTTTGCCGGCCGGAGCGGTGAAGGAGTTCCTCACCTCCGGCGTGACGCCAAGCTGGGGGCCGCTGCCAATCGACCTCGTCATCGTTAAGTTTGCGGTAGGCCCGATTGCGCTCGACGTGTCGCTGCTGAGCCTTCTCGGGGTTCTGATCGCGTACTTGATCGCCAGGTCCCTCTTCTAG
- a CDS encoding polyprenyl synthetase family protein has protein sequence MTAVAQSRSRRSPTLGDVQRPVREPLAAVGEELQRIVTADLPLIDEVNGHLLLMKGKMFRPTLALLASRVAGDGDRRAVTLAAVVELVHLATLVHDDSVDHSTLRRGMPTVNSLFTHQISVIMGDFLYSRAVVELARLGDWDVLRVLARATNEMTIGEMRQLTALDALAFGEADYEALIRCKTASLLSATCEIGAIAGGGAHRKRFARYGEQLGMAFQVADDLLDYTATSADTGKPTGLDLREHKVTLPLIAALRQMPASARRHVEALFATPEPADADIQTVIEIVVEHGGLDYARRRGVQYAREAERALEGLPDTPVLAALHDAIAYAMDRRH, from the coding sequence ATGACGGCGGTCGCGCAGTCGCGCTCGCGGCGCAGCCCGACGTTAGGCGACGTGCAGCGTCCCGTGCGAGAGCCGCTGGCGGCGGTGGGCGAGGAGTTGCAGCGCATCGTCACCGCCGACTTGCCGCTCATCGACGAGGTGAACGGCCACCTCTTGCTCATGAAAGGCAAGATGTTTCGCCCAACGTTGGCGCTGCTGGCGAGCCGCGTGGCCGGTGATGGCGACCGGCGCGCCGTGACCTTGGCGGCGGTGGTCGAGCTGGTGCACCTGGCCACGCTCGTGCACGACGACTCGGTGGATCACTCGACCCTCCGGCGCGGCATGCCGACGGTCAACTCCCTGTTCACCCACCAGATCTCGGTGATCATGGGAGACTTCCTCTATTCGCGGGCCGTCGTCGAGCTGGCGCGGTTAGGCGATTGGGATGTGCTCCGCGTCCTCGCACGGGCCACCAACGAGATGACCATCGGCGAGATGCGCCAGCTCACGGCGCTCGATGCGCTCGCATTCGGCGAGGCCGACTACGAAGCCCTCATTCGCTGCAAGACCGCGTCGCTGCTCTCGGCCACGTGCGAGATCGGCGCGATTGCCGGCGGCGGCGCGCATCGCAAGCGCTTCGCCCGCTACGGCGAGCAGCTGGGCATGGCCTTTCAGGTGGCCGACGATCTCCTCGATTACACGGCGACGAGCGCCGATACCGGCAAACCGACGGGCCTCGATCTGCGCGAGCACAAAGTCACGCTGCCGCTCATCGCCGCGCTGCGCCAGATGCCGGCATCGGCTCGTCGCCACGTCGAAGCGCTGTTTGCCACACCGGAACCCGCCGATGCGGACATCCAAACCGTCATCGAAATCGTGGTCGAGCACGGCGGACTCGACTATGCCCGCCGCCGCGGTGTGCAGTACGCGCGGGAAGCGGAACGAGCGCTGGAGGGCCTGCCCGACACGCCGGTGCTCGCCGCCCTGCACGACGCCATCGCATACGCCATGGATCGGAGACATTGA
- a CDS encoding tetratricopeptide repeat protein, translating to MSNVAKLKKRALEYEQKKQFDKALETYAQILDGLGDHVDEADVALYNRVGDLLVRQGDVTAAVDHYERAVDLYTDGGFFNNAIALCNKILRNAPGRTSIYYKLGKISAKKGFVNDAKQNFLEYADRMQRTGELEEAFRALKEFADLCPDQDDIRLMLADQLVRKDRKSEAIEQLQVLYDKFEAEGRTREARATVDRMKALDPELEPKTGPGRPTPKANDLVFLDVNFDGPQPARTRAVAAPVAPPKAVRPAAPLPPPAPPPAAETEEPAPDIDLPFINSQAEIESSPEVAPISGIERSETFIESESEAPSVGDELVSHADSDIIVGFEQTTFEPQEDSGSRVEPVAGLETTMPAEDGLLDGALGGGLGELELEDADEPAGNGASIDLPLLEIPVDDADVPENVGGDLTFIYSGDTTPDLPNDEPAPEPAAPDAFGDDPPLGSEPFPDSQDFEQSIDAALDHARFDPDVDPLAGLPSIDAGPPEDAADLPPLPPMDDTPLAVHHPAADAAVQRLRMAVEQSPNDFDVRRQLAEALLEEGERDLGLAELEHAMLGFETAGNLRSASAIAEEMIRVEPGSVRFHQKRVEYAVRANDKARLVDAYLSLAECLFGSGQLDKSRAVYSRVVELNPGDERARAALSALGGESLVATPSSTTPISRPTVRPSPVRTDDRGLAATAPTATPAAGSDANFVNLADWLREADAAKNTRMVVDVGEPATDQQQVDFAEMLSMFKQGVAANVDEADHESHYDLGVAYKEMGLLDEAISEFQKALRGTEHRGRTYEALGQCFVEKRQYQIALTILSRALTDQHATDDQLVGVLYLLGYASEALGRFPDALKFYERVFAVDIQFRDIGDRLAAVERKAR from the coding sequence ATGTCGAACGTCGCGAAGCTCAAGAAACGAGCGCTCGAATACGAGCAAAAGAAGCAGTTCGACAAGGCGCTCGAGACGTACGCGCAGATTCTCGACGGGTTGGGGGATCACGTCGACGAGGCCGACGTCGCCCTCTACAACCGCGTGGGCGATTTGCTCGTGCGACAGGGTGACGTCACCGCTGCGGTCGACCACTACGAGCGGGCCGTCGACCTGTACACGGACGGCGGGTTCTTCAACAACGCAATCGCGCTCTGCAACAAGATCCTGCGCAACGCGCCGGGCCGCACGTCCATCTATTACAAGTTAGGCAAGATCAGCGCGAAGAAGGGCTTCGTGAACGATGCGAAGCAGAACTTTCTCGAGTACGCGGATCGCATGCAGCGTACGGGCGAGCTCGAGGAAGCGTTCCGGGCGCTCAAGGAATTCGCCGATCTCTGTCCCGATCAGGACGACATTCGCCTCATGCTCGCCGATCAGCTCGTGCGGAAGGATCGCAAGAGCGAAGCGATCGAGCAGCTGCAGGTGCTGTACGACAAGTTCGAGGCCGAGGGGCGAACGCGCGAAGCGCGGGCGACGGTCGATCGCATGAAGGCGTTGGATCCGGAGCTGGAACCGAAAACGGGTCCGGGCCGCCCGACACCGAAAGCGAACGATCTCGTGTTCCTCGACGTGAACTTCGACGGGCCGCAGCCCGCGCGCACACGGGCTGTGGCCGCGCCGGTCGCGCCGCCGAAAGCAGTGCGGCCGGCCGCGCCGCTCCCGCCGCCTGCGCCGCCACCCGCGGCGGAAACCGAAGAACCGGCGCCCGACATCGATCTGCCCTTCATCAATTCGCAGGCAGAGATCGAGTCGTCGCCGGAGGTCGCGCCGATCTCCGGCATCGAGCGCTCCGAGACGTTCATCGAATCGGAATCCGAGGCGCCTTCCGTCGGCGATGAGCTGGTCAGCCACGCGGATTCGGACATCATCGTCGGCTTCGAACAGACGACGTTCGAGCCGCAGGAGGACTCCGGCTCGCGGGTCGAGCCGGTGGCCGGCCTCGAGACCACCATGCCGGCCGAGGACGGCCTCCTGGATGGTGCGTTAGGCGGCGGGTTGGGCGAGCTGGAGCTGGAGGACGCCGACGAGCCGGCCGGGAACGGCGCGTCCATCGATCTGCCGCTCCTCGAGATCCCGGTGGATGACGCGGACGTGCCCGAGAACGTGGGCGGCGACCTCACGTTCATCTACTCGGGCGACACGACGCCCGACCTGCCTAACGACGAGCCGGCGCCCGAGCCCGCCGCCCCGGACGCGTTCGGCGATGACCCGCCGCTCGGCTCGGAGCCGTTCCCCGACAGCCAGGACTTCGAGCAGTCCATCGACGCGGCGCTCGACCACGCGCGCTTCGACCCGGACGTGGATCCGCTCGCCGGCCTGCCGTCCATCGATGCCGGTCCGCCCGAGGACGCGGCGGACTTGCCGCCGCTGCCGCCCATGGACGACACGCCGCTCGCCGTGCACCATCCGGCGGCCGACGCGGCCGTCCAGCGCCTGCGGATGGCCGTCGAGCAATCGCCTAACGACTTCGACGTGCGGCGGCAGCTCGCCGAAGCGCTGCTCGAAGAAGGCGAGCGCGACCTCGGCCTGGCCGAGCTCGAACACGCGATGCTCGGCTTCGAGACGGCCGGGAATCTGCGCAGCGCGAGCGCGATCGCCGAAGAGATGATCCGCGTCGAGCCGGGCAGCGTGCGATTCCATCAGAAGCGCGTCGAATACGCCGTGCGCGCGAACGACAAAGCGCGCCTCGTCGACGCGTACCTCTCGTTGGCCGAGTGCCTCTTCGGCAGCGGCCAGCTCGACAAATCGCGCGCGGTCTACAGCCGCGTGGTGGAGCTCAACCCCGGCGACGAGCGCGCGCGCGCCGCGCTGTCCGCGTTGGGCGGAGAGTCGCTCGTGGCGACGCCGTCGTCCACGACGCCGATTTCGCGCCCGACGGTTCGCCCGTCGCCGGTGCGCACCGACGACCGGGGGCTCGCCGCCACGGCGCCGACAGCCACGCCGGCCGCCGGCTCGGACGCGAATTTCGTCAACCTCGCCGACTGGCTGCGCGAGGCAGATGCGGCCAAGAATACCCGCATGGTGGTCGATGTCGGCGAGCCCGCCACCGATCAGCAGCAGGTCGACTTCGCCGAGATGTTGAGCATGTTCAAGCAGGGCGTGGCGGCCAACGTCGATGAAGCGGACCACGAAAGCCACTACGACCTCGGCGTCGCGTACAAGGAAATGGGATTGTTGGACGAAGCCATCTCCGAATTTCAGAAGGCGCTGCGTGGAACCGAACACCGCGGCCGCACGTACGAGGCGTTGGGGCAATGCTTCGTCGAGAAGCGGCAATATCAGATCGCGCTGACGATCCTGTCGCGCGCGCTGACGGACCAACACGCGACGGACGATCAACTCGTGGGCGTGCTCTACCTGCTCGGCTACGCATCGGAAGCGCTGGGACGATTCCCGGACGCGCTCAAGTTCTACGAGCGCGTATTCGCGGTCGACATCCAGTTTCGCGACATCGGCGACCGCCTGGCCGCCGTGGAGCGCAAAGCGCGATGA